Proteins encoded within one genomic window of Plasmodium sp. gorilla clade G2 genome assembly, contig: PADLG01_00_17, whole genome shotgun sequence:
- a CDS encoding stevor PIR protein, putative yields the protein MISYNLKLIIFSIVLGALTLFYNGQKTLRSLAESSHELTANDKHENNELGEYANTNERKYKKEKYPKDDAKKKKKIPPITNKRFPGTPNRMTARKEIYNNAQGGNSRMPPGHLGYLEMQRKLYNDFNGKQELYFRKLDDESDGENNSGTKNPLKDDESFFQFTNE from the exons atgatatcttataatttaaaattaattatattttcaatcGTATTAGGAGCATTAACCTTATTTTATAAT GGGCAAAAAACACTTAGGTCCTTAGCAGAATCTTCACATGAACTTACAGCAAATGATAAgcatgaaaataatgaattagGCGAATATGCAAATACGaatgaaagaaaatataagaaagaaaaatatcCAAAGGATGacgcaaaaaaaaaaaaaaaaattccacCAATAACAAATAAGAGATTTCCTGGAACACCAAATAGAATGACTGctagaaaagaaatatataataacgcACAAGGAGGAAATTCAAGAATGCCTCCTGGTCACCTTGGATATTTGGAAATGCAAAGAAAGCTTTATAATGATTTTAATGGAAAACAAGAACTATATTTTCGAAAACTTGATGATGAATCAGATGGTGAAAATAATTCTGGGACAAAAAATCCTTTGAAAGATGATGAATCGTTTTTTCAATTTACTAACGAATAA